The proteins below come from a single Danio aesculapii chromosome 25, fDanAes4.1, whole genome shotgun sequence genomic window:
- the zgc:113426 gene encoding uncharacterized protein zgc:113426, translated as MAQPSQQWSHKDTETLIRWRMAHSYLFSGWRNTCRNGWEMFIQESILNLDGNITSQRAKRKWENLKCKYKVLKALAKDVETVKPESWRWFRLMEKAVDGDPGDIDPPKPTLLSNLADEPDCAAQPSKKMYQVEMGSDILELLTHSVIEVNTQTTVADVGPSSDTVESVKEKQIEKSPSETQGELHLERAKLRRERLFLEKEHADLDRERLLLEREKSVAEREKTALERDRAQLEKDRAAVDRERAFLEQDRARLERDRAALERDRETVNAMALRTKGTGHTEIDSPYAEDRKRLIFLFEKLIERF; from the exons ATGGCTCAACCGTCTCAACAGT GGTCTCACAAGGACACAGAGACACTGATCAGGTGGCGAATGGCCCACAGCTATTTATTCTCAGGCTGGAGAAACACATGCAGAAATGGCTGGGA GATGTTCATACAAGAGTCAATCCTAAACCTGGATGGAAATATTACTTCTCAAAGAGCAAAACGAAAGTGGGAGAATCTAAAATGCAAATACAAG GTTCTAAAAGCTCTTGCAAAAGATGTCGAAACGGTTAAACCTGAATCCTGGCGATGGTTCAGACTCATGGAAAAGGCCGTTGATGGTGACCCAGGAGACATCGATCCTCCTAAACCCACTTTATTATCGAACCTGGCTGACGAACCCGATTGTGCAGCCCAGCCCAGTAAGAAGATGTATCAGGTGGAAATGGGGAGTGATATTCTCGAATTACTAACACACTCCGTAATCGAAGTCAACACTCAAACGACAGTTGCGGATGTAGGACCCTCATCAGACACAGTTGAAAGTGTGAAAGAGAAACAAATAGAAAAAAGCCCATCAGAGACTCAAGGTGAGCTACATTTGGAAAGAGCCAAACTCAGAAGAGAGCGACTGTTTCTAGAAAAGGAGCACGCGGACCTGGATCGAGAACGGCTGCTTCTGGAGCGCGAAAAATCTGTCGCAGAAAGAGAGAAAACGGCACTGGAAAGAGACAGAGCGCAGCTGGAAAAGGACAGAGCAGCAGTTGACAGAGAACGAGCGTTTCTGGAACAGGACAGAGCGAGGCTTGAACGGGACAGGGCAGCTCTTGAAAGAGACAGAGAGACGGTCAACGCCATGGCTCTCAGGACAAAGGGCACAGGACACACTGAAATAGACTCGCCATACGCCGAGGACAGAAAAAggttaatatttttgtttgaaaaactCATTGAGAGGTTTTGA
- the zgc:171459 gene encoding uncharacterized protein zgc:171459, producing the protein MESAPTTSKLIYKMSDEDITKLIQLRSSNSALFDGRKNSSKTAWSAILREMGLDERMTTEQMAKKWENLKARYKDAKYPPTGVEKNPTCWKWFNLMDDALGKEFDEKISQQVIASEPENNTTPHTGKRLRQIKVGGEILEYLEEEGSSVNIQPPTRTHKPGTQKGKQLIAEGHSLDIMKSKLHRERQLLEKELGGLDREKALLERERALAARERAALQRDRVQVEKDRAAVNRDKASLEQDRARLQKDREALVKDRAALERNRRSTDFTNHLKSNSSCNGLDCPHEKNREKLIFLLERVIEKI; encoded by the exons ATGGAATCAGCGCCGACCACCTCCAAACTCATCTATAAAA TGTCTGATGAGGACATCACAAAACTGATCCAGCTGCGATCCAGCAACTCAGCGCTTTTTGATGGGAGGAAAAATTCATCCAAAACAGCGTGGAG TGCAATACTCAGAGAAATGGGGCTTGACGAGAGGATGACAACAGAGCAGATGGCCAAAAAGTGGGAAAACCTGAAGGCGAGATATAAG GATGCAAAGTATCCCCCCACTGGCGTAGAGAAGAACCCCACCTGCTGGAAATGGTTCAATCTCATGGACGATGCTTTGGGGAAAGAGTTTGATGAAAAAATCAGCCAGCAAGTGATCGCATCAGAACCTGAAAATAATACAACACCTCATACGGGTAAGAGGTTACGACAAATTAAAGTTGGTGGTGAAATTTTGGAATATCTGGAAGAGGAAGGATCATCAGTGAATATACAACCACCAACCAGAACACACAAACCAGGAACACAAAAGGGCAAGCAGCTCATAGCTGAAGGTCATTCACTGGACATTATGAAATCCAAACTTCATAGAGAAAGACAGCTTTTAGAGAAGGAACTAGGGGGCCTAGACAGAGAGAAGGCCCTGTTGGAGCGGGAAAGGGCCCTTGCGGCACGGGAAAGAGCGGCTCTTCAGCGGGACAGAGTCCAGGTGGAGAAGGACAGAGCGGCGGTCAACAGAGACAAGGCCTCACTAGAACAGGACAGAGCCCGACTGCAGAAAGACAGAGAAGCTTTGGTGAAAGACAGAGCAGCCCTCGAAAGAAACAGAAGGTCGACGGATTTCACAAATCACCTGAAAAGCAATTCAAGCTGCAATGGGCTGGACTGTCCTCATGAGAAGAACAGAGAAAAGTTAATATTCTTACTCGAGAGGGTAATTGAAAAAATTTGA
- the mxh gene encoding interferon-induced GTP-binding protein Mx3 produces FNSNSQMGENSGIFLQQWDAQVRPYIEMIDFMRRIGIERELALPAIAVVGDQSSGKSSVLEALSGVALPRGSGIVTRCPLELKLRKMNSGSGWTAVISYNDVRETFHEPAQVESFVRKAQNMLAGDGVGICDDLISLEITSPDVCDLTLIDLPGITRVPVKGQPEDIGDQIRRLILKFIAKKETINLVVVPCNVDIATTEALRMAQGVDPDGARTLAILTKPDLVDKGAEADILQVLQGKVVPLKKGYTIVRCRGQSDINENVSLSEATRQEKEFFSNHPHFSYLLEEQRATTSCLSTRLTKELVEHIKASLPSLRDQIHINLSAVRVELRSYADGPPLETERMGPYLSKKILEFSDQISELCRTGESETGNLYSLLRPVFKQWECHLSNSKALFRESVKEMTENYDEGHRGRELVTFSDYCVYESMVKRHVGDLKQPAMETLKLIRGIVQKEFRVMCELCFPNYPHLRHIIQNHIDEIHSKQESKVEKRIHEYINMEKLVYTQDPIFTQKIVDFKFVEKRQEYESVTLDTGEDATSPHNCAVFDTRNLTPDKLIIYYEIVYQRLADYIPMVILLFILKEAAVMLRAHAMDLREGADVVKLLMEDSEAGQKRSELHQRMERLRLAQERISIYL; encoded by the exons TTCAACTCAAATTCTCAAATGGGAGAAAAT AGTGGGATATTTCTGCAGCAGTGGGATGCACAGGTTCGGCCCTACATCGAGATGATTGACTTCATGAGGCGGATTGGCATCGAGAGGGAGCTCGCACTGCCGGCTATCGCAGTTGTTGGTGACCAAAGCTCAGGGAAAAGCTCTGTTCTAGAGGCGCTATCTGGAGTCGCTCTGCCTCGTGGAAGCG GAATTGTTACTCGCTGTCCACTGGAGCTTAAACTGAGAAAAATGAATAGTGGGAGCGGATGGACTGCTGTAATCTCCTACAATGATGTGCGAGAGACGTTTCATGAACCCGCACAAGTTGAAAGTTTCGTCAGAAAAG CACAGAATATGCTCGCTGGAGATGGAGTAGGAATCTGTGATGATCTCATCAGTTTGGAGATTACATCACCTGATGTCTGTGACCTCACGCTGATCGATCTGCCTGGTATAACCAGAGTACCTGTGAAAGGTCAACCAGAGGACATCGGAGACCAg ATTCGGCGGCTAATTTTGAAATTCATTGCAAAAAAAGAAACCATTAATTTGGTTGTTGTTCCCTGCAATGTTGACATTGCAACCACTGAAGCACTTAGAATGGCTCAAGGTGTTGATCCTGATGGCGCAAGGACTTTAG CGATATTAACAAAGCCAGACCTGGTGGATAAAGGAGCAGAAGCTGACATCTTACAAGTTCTACAAGGCAAAGTGGTTCCTCTCAAGAAGGGCTACACCATTGTCCGATGCAGAGGCCAGAGTGACATCAATGAAAACGTTTCTCTTTCTGAAGCCACAAGACAGGAAAAAGAGTTCTTCAGCAACCACCCACACTTTAG TTATCTTCTTGAAGAGCAGAGGGCCACAACCTCCTGCCTGTCCACTAGACTTACTAAAGAACTGGTTGAACATATCAAG GCTTCCCTTCCATCTCTGAGAGATCAAATTCACATCAACTTGTCTGCAGTGAGGGTTGAGCTCAGGAGTTATGCTGATGGTCCTCCTTTAGAGACTGAGCGCATGGGGCCATATCTCAGCAAG AAAATATTGGAGTTCAGTGACCAGATCAGTGAATTGTGTAGAACTGGAGAATCAGAAACTGGAAACCTGTACTCACTCCTTCGTCCAGTGTTCAAGCAATGGGAATGTCATCTGAGTAACTCTAAAGCATTGT tcAGAGAATCCGTAAAAGAGATGACAGAAAACTATGATGAAGGCCATCGTGGGCGAGAGCTGGTGACCTTCAGTGACTACTGTGTGTATGAATCAATGGTGAAGAGACATGTTGGAGACCTTAAACAACCAGCCATGGAAACACTGAAGCTCATCAGAG GTATTGTGCAGAAAGAATTTAGGGTCATGTGCGAACTTTGTTTCCCAAACTACCCGCATCTGAGACACATAATACAG AACCACATTGATGAGATTCACTCAAAGCAAGAGAGCAAGGTGGAAAAGAGGATCCATGAGTACATTAACATGGAGAAACTTGTGTACACACAGGATCCCATTTTTACCCAGAAAATTGTAGACTTCAAATTTGTGGAAAAAAGACAGGAGTATGAGTCTGTTACTTTGGATACAGGAGAAGACGCAACCTCACCCCACAACTGTGCTGTTTTTGACACCAGGAATCTGACACCTGATAAACTGATCATCTATTATGAG ATTGTGTATCAGCGTCTGGCCGACTACATTCCCATGGTGATCCTGTTGTTCATCCTGAAGGAAGCTGCCGTGATGCTGCGGGCTCATGCTATGGATCTGCGGGAAGGAGCTGACGTTGTGAAGCTGCTAATGGAAGATTCTGAGGCTGGACAGAAACGATCAGAACTGCATCAGCGCATGGAGCGACTGCGTTTAGCACAAGAACGCATCAGTATATACCTCTGA